The Kryptolebias marmoratus isolate JLee-2015 linkage group LG1, ASM164957v2, whole genome shotgun sequence sequence ATTAGaatacaaacacaagcacagagAACAGATTAAAAAAGTTCTACCTTGTTGCAGAGCTTCGTGTTCCTCTGTAGTCCCACCGGCCGCACATTATAACATCTCCAAATTGCAGGCATTGCAAAATGAAAGCAGACGCTGTTAGGGTAGTGCAAGCGGCACGCTGGCAGCAGATCACTTTTCTAATGCCCAGATGGTATCTGTCCTTTAACCCTAATAAGTCAAACCATATGCTTTTCATACCAAGGCAACCTTAAactggggaggaaaaaaagacatagAAAGGCACAGAGGAAGGATAAGTTATTATTAGTTAAACCAGATACCTATAATTATCAAAAAGACCCACCAGAAATTACTGTCAGAAACCCTTCTCTCTTTCCATGTCTTAATTGCATCTCTTTGCTTAAATCTCCGTCTGAACCACTGTACATAACCCCCCCCCCTTGCCACAGGAGTTTGAcctccttttttgtttactcttttactttttatggtCTCATCTCCCCTCCAGCAGCCTCTGTTCTCTCCTACAGAGTCagtccttttttattgttcattgttttgttttttgtttttttttaaaggtgctgTCACCCCTCCAAAAGACAGAGAATCAGGAGACACCGAGACAAACagtactctctctctctccgagGAGCGGTCACGACTCCAGCTGATTTTCACTGTCGTACATAATGCTGCCGGTGCCTTCGGAGAACCGTGATCTGGTGAATTACAGAGCCCACAAAGACGGCAATTACCCTCCagctttctgtctttctcttaTCTGTAACCAGCTCCTCCTCTGAGCACAGAGGCAGAGAGTctacctttattttattttttttttggaaagccTCACGAGTTCTTTTTGCAGTCGCCACTGGAGTGAACAGGagcacattttgtaaaaaaaaaaaaaacaactctaaaataaatgaaataaatacacagaaaatcTGCTGTCGGTGTCAGCTTTTTGCCGCCAAACAGCAGCTCTTCCAGCCTTAAAATGTTTATCTCAGTGACTTTCCTAATAGTTTATGTTTCAGGAAATGATAATGCattgtgcatctacaactgattaacttctggaatcagacagatgcaaacacaaaaatgtctgtaactctgtcagttttacagatattaagctaaaagaTTAGAGACTGCACAAAATGTTAGTTTCAAGGTTCAGCTCTGTCATTCCTCAACGTAACAGAGTCTTCATGTAAAAAGCTGGTATGAAAGGCATCCGGcgacaggcattccttcaagacaTGCTAGGCCTTGAATTTCTTTGTGACTAACATGCACAAAATGCCACAGTTCATGTGAGTTTAACAccctgttcagtggttcatttgCATGCTAAGATAatcagagaaggaaaaaaaaagtccctttACAAACACAATTAGAGCTCATTGGACCTAATTAATGGAATCAGTCTGACAGgtgccaaaaaaaaatactttcaggaTAAAAGGCTTATTAGAATCAAATCTAACTAAAACTTACAATCTGGCTGATTTTATTGCATCagtggtgtttttatttgtcaaaagtGTTGGAAATGTAACCTGTTTGTGAGATTTTGGCTCCTCTGCTGCTCGTTTCCTGAGCTCATTAGAATAAAACGTCCTGTTATGAAGGCACCTGAAATGATCCAACATATTTCATAATCACCCAATAAAAACAGCCACATAAAAAATATGACATCGTGCTCGCTGCCATTATTGGCGTCCCATATATTTGAGCTGATGTAGCTCCTCACACGTTCAGTCGAATAATAAGGCGGTTCTGACAGCAGGGAGGAAGCTGTGAGACAGACAGGTGCAGATCATCCTTCAGATCTCACCTCTGTCCAACACTTATCTTCAGCGCTGTTATTCCATCCTTTTGGATGTTTTCAATGGAAATGGAAACCAGACATGAGCTTATTTAATGCATGAAACACACCTGATGAGTCTGTGTTGTCCTGTTCCTATAAGATGGATGCGGAGAGTGTAAAGCTTTCACTCAGTGGCAGATTTAATGCGCCCGTTTTGAGTCTGACCATTAGCATACCGTTGCAACTATTCATTTTCAAATTAGAATTTGTACCCATTTATCTTCCAAGAAGGATGTTGGGAAGAGAAAGTATTAAACTTCTCAGAGGTTTTATGGAGACACTAAACGGTTTGATGTACAGCCTTGATCTCAGCTTGTATGCCATGTTGCTTGTTCACGTGCTTATTGGACTATTCATTTTATTAGTTGAGAAATTGACAATGTGCAATAAAAGTCTTTGcctaatttttcaaaataaagtgctgttagtcataaaatgaaaatattaaggCAAATTTGTGGCTCCAGAAAAGTCCATGGCAGGAAAGCCATGTTTCCGGACTGATGTTCATTTAGCTGCAGTGGTGAAAAGGTAAATTGTTTACATCCTTTCTGTTAAAGAAACCATATTTAGGCTGGCAGCGCCCTCTACTGGAGAGTATAAATCACCGCAGAAGCATTTAAGAGCAATATCTCCACCAAACCAGCCTGGAGGCCGTTTCTGCTCGTTTGTCTGTGGCTCAAGAGGAATATTGATCTCCCAAAAGATAAAGAGTTAAAATAGTTCGAACACAGCAGCTTACACCGTTGCACCCTCCAGTGAAGATGCACTTTTATTGGAGCTCGTTCACTTTCACTTCAACCACTCAAACATACAAAAGCcgaggacattttttttaaagtacattcatcatttatttttatataaatacatataaaatacaatataaacaacattttcacaATATTAATCACTGGTGTAGAGATTTGACAAACTGAAAAGAACCATTCACTTTTCTGTAAACCTTTAGAGTCAACGTAGGTTTGTGCTTCATAAAAAGGTGGAACTCTTTCCACACAAAGCTCCATTCTGCGTCCTGTCACCAGAGCGGTACAAATTTAAGATCAAAAGATATATAAAACTACTATCTCCTGCCATTTGAAACATCATCGGCACGCTGCTTGTTGACCGAACACCCAAAGTGTCCTGTAAGTGTTACTCTGCAGTTGGCCTCAGTTACGGATGTAGTCTGTTCTGGATCCTACAAGAACCACCAGGTTTACTCGGGTTAATGTCACAACACTGCTTTCATAGGAGAGCTGCAACACGGATGAAAAATTATGCCACTGTATGAAAATTTTCCATCAACAGCTGCTGTGGAGAAGTGGGCATTGTCAAATGTAAACACCAACTCAGTTCTGCAGTTATGTACCCAATTAATGACCTGAACAGGACCGCTGTAGCTTTACTAAGAAAACTGCAAACACTGTATCAGGCCtcgtggggtggggggtggggagttcagtgcacattaaaaaaaaataataataataataataacaataactaCCTTGATTACTTAAAGTCTTCTGGGAagataaagttataaaaaggtaaaaaatgatttcaggATCAGAGGTTTTGAGTGTGACTGTACAACAGAGGGCCCTACAGTTTTACCACAGGTGAAGCCACATGGTCAGTGTAAATGTAAGACTGAGACTTGAACGTAACAGCAAGGTGGACATGTGAAAAAACCTTTACTCAGCAGAACTTGggcttcataaataaaaagctattaCCTTAGTAATGTAGATAAACCTAAGCGTTGTAAAAGACAATTCTTAAATTACCAGTCATCAGTAGAAAAGCGgccaaaggaaaaacaaacaaaaaaaaacaaaaagaaaacagtctgaAACAAGTTTGGGTTGAATCTCAGAGCACCTGTTTGCTTGTGTTAATAAAACTCAACCCAGAAAACGCCCCAGAAGTTCACATCACTGATACTTTTCGTGGTCTGCGTTCCCATTCATGACTCCGTTGGTGTGGTGCGCCCATGTCTGAGCTTGCAGCACTTTCGGCAGCCTCTTGCCTTTGGTGTAGGCGTGGTACCAGAAGTTGaggaagagaaacaggaaaatcaGGCCGTACAGGCCAATGATGTAGACAAAGATGGGGAACTGGTAATTGCAGTCTTTGATGAAGAAATACTGGGAGATGTGAGTGGTCACCATAACAAACTGGATCTAgggagaaacaacaaaaaaaaaaaagttaaaatcaacTGCCAGAATGGCACATCCATCTACACAATAGAActactttaaaacagaaaaaaaaaaaaaaaaaaaaaaaaaaaaaaaaacataccagTTGAATGGTAGTGAGATACTTCTTCCACCACAGGTACTTCTGGTAGTTGGGGCCCATCGCAGTCAGCCCATAGTATGTATACATGATAACATGGACAATACTGTTCAGCAGGGCGTGGAACGTTCCCAGTCCACCTGAAATTAGTGTCCCACATCAgaatttttcacaaaaaaaggcaGGCAATGTTTCAGATACTTCAACTTCTACATCATAGGAGGAGAGTTTTACCTGCAGAAAAACGAACTCCAAACCACCAGGTGAAGGGCATGATGGCGTGATGGTAGACATGAAGAAACGTCAACTGGCTGTTCTTCTTCCTCAGGACGAAGAAAATCTAAGAGGAGAAAGTTTTCTgtataattatatataataaagGACAAGGAGCGCTATTGTCACAACTCTAAGTGGAAAACAAAACGTATGACTTACTGTGTCCAACATCTCAATGAACTTGGAGAAGTAGTAAAGCCAGCATGTTTCTGCCATCTACAGGAAGGAGGAAATAAGGTTTAAGCACCAGTTCAGAAATATGAACATCTTCtacatgttcagaaaaaaaaaaaaggcaaataaactAGAATGTGAAAAAGGCGACTTACCCTTATAGCCTGGGGTGAGTTAGAGTAGTCAACAAGGTCGCACCGAAACGAGTACCCAGTTCCCCATCCTGACATCacaaactggagaaaaaaaaccaacaaaacaaaaactccttttaaactttgttttatcacACCAATAACTTATCCAGCTCCATTAACAGGATGTAGCCCCCAATTTAGAACATATGGAAGTTAAGAATCAGAACATTGTAAATCACACAAGCTTATCTAGTTTGACTTTAAATAGtccattaaaaagaaaaaaaaaaaaagtgttcaaaatGAGTCACACTTCAGAGGCTAAAACACTCCCTTTTTGAGCTTGAACTATGCTCCGTCATATGAAGGCTTAGATTCAAAGGAGTGATTTCAACATCGCAAATTCCAAAGTGGCTTCacaggaaccaaaaaaaaaaaaaaaaaaaataccccaaaacaacaaaaccctaACACACCTCGTGGATCATGTAGACCGAGAGAGCCACCACGCCAAAGTTGTAGACAATAAGGATGCCTTTGAGGTCAAAGGCTTTGCGGTTCTCCATCATTTTGGGCCCCAGTGATGTGACAAAGTAAATGTACGCTATGATGATGACGGTTTGGGGGATTGGAGACGACATGAGCAGCCAGTTCTCCGTCCGGGAATCTGCAACAGGAGAGATCAGCGGTGTTCACATACAAAGGAGAGGGTGGTTTTGTGCACAGAAGTACACTCAAAGGTGATTGTGTAAAAGTACATACAAATATACAAGCGAGTCATTGTGAAGGTTTCTGGTGTTTAATTCTCACCTGCATTTTGGATGAACTCATCATAAATGAGGGCAACTGAagatttaatattaaaaatctCCATTTTCAGGAATCCCTGCAGTTCACCTAGGAGGgaacaaaaggcaaaaggttAAAAGTGTCAGTTTGAGGTCTACAGGTTCACTgacatttgaattaaaaaaaaccacagtaCAGAATGAGCCACTGATATTTTTGTCCATGATGCAAGCCTGTGTATCTGCAGCCTGCAAAAACCAGGGCGAGATGCTGTAATCCCATGATCTTAattagaaatggaaaaaaaaaaaaaaaaagacacattgcACGTTAAAGAGGAATTTTACCAGCTTCCACATTACGAAAGAcgtggaaggaaaaaaaaaaaaaaaagtgcaacgTGAATGAAGAATGCAGGTTCCTCCGCATTCCTATGGAAAATCTCATTTCAGGAAGTAGTTTCTACGTTTGGTAAAAATCTGTTAATAATTTTACGGTTTCATTCAAGAactccagagaaaaaaaaaaggcactgcAGTAAGTCTGAAACTAGCCCAAAGAAAGTGTGTGAAGGAGTCCCTCATGTATCAGACCAGTGCATATAACTTACTGACCAGTAAAATGGTGCTTAATCTAGGACAAAATCATGACAGCACATCGGAGCAACAAATCTAAATCACTGCCTTCTTACTGTCACAATTAAACCTGCTTCCAATGTAAGAATCAGCAGGTTTGTTCTGATAAGTAACCAAAACTTAAGCAGACACTGGACATTGTCCCCCCCTCTCGGTTGTGTAAATTGGGATTAAATATGTTTGATTCTGCCATGCACATCCATTAATCCTAACCCAGTCTGATCACTGACAAAGTAATGCCTGTCAAAGTTCAGGAGGCAGTGAATTAAATGTTCACGGTTTGACTGGCCtgactggttttaaaacaaaaacattctcgAAATAAAATTACAGGAAATGGGCACCAGGGGACTTCTCTTTTGAAACGGGTTATTGTCAAACAGAAGTTGAACAAAATCACGACACTCAGGTCCATTAACTGCTTTTCTTCCCCTCGTTTTTTCAGCCTGAAACAGTTCTGATGCCTAGCCTATGAAGAACTATAAAACACCACATGCATGAATGCTAGGCGCAGATGTAGCTAAACCCTTCATTCAGGTTTTTCAAGGTGTGTCTACCTGATTTCAGCAGGGGGGAAGAAAGGCAAGGCTGTCAAGAGTCTCTAATGATGGCACGATGGCAAGTCTTGACACGCCAATAAACGTAATGGTCAGGGATCATGATGTAAAAAGCCTGTTCCTCCCAGGGCGCCTTACGATCAATGTACGTAACTGTTGACTTCAGCGGTTCGCAAAGACAAAATATGTAAAAGGGTTTTCCATTTCAAATGAGTTTCTTCACAACTTCAAGACTGCTTTTTGAGACTGAtgtaaaacacaagtttaatgTTAAAAGGAATAAAGCGGTTCTGTACATCCAAACAACTAGCACAAGCATCAAAAGTTACGTTTAGCTTTGCGTCGTACTTTCTCCATCAACGGCTACAACCGTAACAGCGTTTTCCAAATTTTGcccgttttctttttctttttaaaactaccttgtaaaagataaaattttaaattgtcttGAAGCTAAAACCAAGAACGTGCAAACCTTTTGTGTTGAAATCCACTTGTTGCGTCGagttatctttttttccttttccttttcttttttcggTTCCCCCCCCCTCGACGTTCCACTTGTTACCTCCCAGCAGGTACTCACTCAGTCTGCTTCTTCACGCTCCGCTTGGTCTTTATCTTTCATCTTGTGGGCGGGGCCTAAATCCAAACCACGCCCAGTCGCTTGCTGATTGGTTGATTTGTTGTCAAACGAGGTGAATCATTCTTTGGCGATGTCTCATAGAAAACTATGTACAATTTGGTGACAGAACAATATATCTTCTACGCACGTAATAACCTCtagtttcagttaaaaaaattaaaagaaaggaagaaacagAGAGATTAGTGCTGTTATTTTCCATTGCCTTCACCATGTTACAGCAAGATTTTAGATATAGCTAAGAACAAGACACTATCAGTCATTAAATCACTGCATCATTTCAGATGTTTACATTGGAATTATGTAAATCTGGGAGGGCGTGTGCCCAGGTGAGAGGTTTCAGTGTTGCTCCTAGCTGCCAGTTTCAGCAGGGGTAGAACACAGACCTTATAAACACATGTAAATTTTCCCCAGAGTGACAATGGAACCATCCGtgtttttaatctcagtttCTCCCACATACGGATTGTAAGCAAaccattctaaaaaaaatttttaaaaaaaggtcccTGATGGTGAtacttgaaaataataatgaaaaaagcaCCAAAGTTTCAGAAATTTatcaaatacttaaaaacatAGCATTGTGGAGATTtataaactttacattttttttacacaaaaagtgACAGTGGTTTACTTAACCCCAAAATTTAAGGCAAGCCCCGGTAATAtgataatataataaatgtaaacagaTTCAAATCATCTGGATCAGTCTTCATCGCTGCTCCAGGCGTCCTGAAAGGCAGGGTTCACAGCAGACAGACCGGCAGCACcctgtgagaaataaaaaaaaaaaatacatccattttaatttcatgttttagaaATATATAATTCTCTAATTACATCCCTTGCTAAAACAATACCCGTACATACAAATTAGAATGGCTACACGCTGTAGAACatgcatgtaaacacacactccTGACTAAACTGGCAGACGACAGTTCGTTTGTAACTCGGGACAGCCAAGTTAACTTAGTGTCACCGAGACCAGTGAACACAGAGCTGTCATAATTTAAATTCCACGGCTGACGCGTGTTTATCTATGATCTCATTTCTGCtacagagggaggaaaaaaacaacacaaagacttAAAGGAGAAGCTAAGGGTTTTATCAAGATTGCCATGCACAACTTAGGCACatataagaacaaaaaacataaaaccaacagCTTTACGAGACACTTTTGGCTGTCTGAAATCTTTCCTGGAATTCATATCAGTCAATCAGAGAGATAAACCTTCTGTAATGTGACACGGATAGAAATTATTAATAACATCCACAGCTCGATCTGGaaagctgattaacctttgagtGTTTAAGCACTAAATGTATAATAAACAACAGAATTCTCTGTGTCTTTTGATCCAGatgcaaaaatcaaaagaaaattcTGTATAAACATTGCATGACATCAAGCTAAGTTATAAAAAGAATATCATGAAGACAGGTAGGTACTTCCTATTAGCTTACTTTGTGTTGTCCTTCCTTTAGCTCTTTTGCCTAAATAGTGTCTCATTTTTTATGCAGTCTTGTTTGTAATGATAaacacatcttttctttttcttgaagGACGTGATTTAGTGAAACATAAGAGCAGTAAAGACATTGAAAGGAAAGCAAAAGTATTCTCATGAAATAGATATGTGAACCTGTTTGTTCCTTTAAGTAAGAAGAATTCCATTTAagtaaatatctgtaaaccttTGGAAACAAAGCACCCCGTACCTTATTTTCATGATTTGACTCTTCTTCTATATCTGGGGTACGAAGGACGGGGACCCACGCCAGAATGTTGCTGTCTTTACCTCCGCTGTACAGCTCctacacaaacaacaaaacggCTCTGTTTGTCAGTGCTACAGAAAATGGCCTTCAGGACAAAATGTTTACTTTCCAGTGGCCTCAGCACCTGTTAAATTCCAGCGTTGAAGTGTGTAAGTGAGTTTTATTATTACACTCAGAACTATTCATGCCAAGCAAGTCATCTCATAGGAGAAACTGCAAGTCCTCTGTCAGTCACTACGACCAATTTTCCAACATAACTGAAGAAGAAATATAAGGAGCACATTCTTTAGAATTGAAAAGGAAGCATATGAAGGACGTTATCCGGACTAGGTGTCCTTTCCTGGAACAACAGAGTGACAAGCTGCCGAACTGCATTCTTACAACTGTCACACACAGAAAATGCCGGAGTGTCGCCGGATGCTGGGATGACCTAATAAGGATGGAATGGGCTGAACCCAAGTCTGCATCCCTCCTCAAAGTTACCTAACAGGTAAATAATCTGTCAGCGCAAAGATAAAAAGATACAGAAAAgtgaaggtaaataaaaacaaagctgcattACTATTAAAGGTTCAACTCCAAattcatcaacaaaaaaacctgtAGAATTTAAAGCCGCCTAATTAATAGACTgtattaataaaacattgtgGGATTATTTGTCCAGCTGTGGATATGATTTGTTTATGTAACATCTGGCCACTAGATAAACTAATTAGcgtggctgtggatcagtggtcaGAGCAGCTAGAGGTTCGATTCCAgcagtatgccacatgttgaagtgtccctgagcaAGATACTGAACCCCTCACCCCATCAATGTATGAATGaaatctaaagcactgattggactctatagaatgatttattcaggttagctttgtagagatgtagcagagtgctggatggatgtgtgtgggtgagtaaatgagggcacaggtTGTGTGGTAAAGAGCTCTGAGTGGCCTGGCTacataagtacagtccatttaccattatGTCCCAGTGGTTTCTGAAAACGTTATCATCCAATCTTGAACAAAAGCAACATGTATGTTACAGAGAGTAGGGACCCTAAAGTACTGACACTTCTCATTGTTCTTTATCTGATaaggtttgaaagaaaaaaagtactttAGTACAAACATTTTCACCATACGAGTTTCTGAATATAACAGAGTAAAAAAACCCGTCTGAGAGCAATACCTTCTTTCACTTAATAGGAACACCTGCATTTGAATTTATGGATGCAAATGTTGGCTTTACAGCGTTATCTGTCAGAGGGAGAGGCTTATCGTCACTGCAGAGTTGTAACAGCAAAAAGAGCAGTTAATGAAtgtaaaaaagagagagagagaacctGACGTGTCTTCTAAAGAGGATCCAgaagagaaattacatttaaccagaagaacaaacagaacaagaagatCGAAGTACAAACAAAGGGAGCACTGCTAAAAAAAAGGAGTGGGGTTGCAGCCTGATACTTTGATGTTTCACCTGATAGTCTGGGTGGAACTCGCAGCAGTCCACGTTATTGTAGTGACCCCTGAGCATCGTGACGAGTTCTCCCGTGTGGAGGGCGTAGACGGCCACCGAGCTGCCGCAGGGCACGAACACGAACTCCGGGCTGCAGCCGCGGGACACGCTGAACTGCAGCTTTTTACGACTCTCGTTACAGACCTTTCCATAATTTACCTGAGGGGAGACGAAGAGGGGGGGGGGCGACACAAGATTGAACgtgtgtttaaaagttttataataATCTACTGTTTGTAAAGCTGAACACGTTTGAGTTTGAATGTCGTTTTACTACAAAAATGCAAGTGAAAATGTAccttttctgattgttttgtttatttcaagaacagaatgaaataaaaccattacCTCAAGTCCTGCGAGGACATAAAATACAACTCATTTTCAATGTTCAGAAAACCTTTTAAGTTTTGAACTAATAAAACGAACGTCGTTTTAGACGCCAAAAGACTTTTCTAGAACTTGTTCAGTCAGTGCAGGTGAGAACGCCTAACCTGTTACATCACCTTGCTGGTTACTCGTCTGAATTCCTACTTGGGGAACTTACTAGAATTGTGCGATTAATCTCACTGACGTCTGAAGAACGTGACCGAGGATTTCCTGTTGCATCATCGTAATCAaagcctgacctctgacctgcaaAAAGGTCTTCTGCCATGAAGTCACTGTTAGACGTGCTTTTTGCTGCAGctagaagaggaggaaaaacatctACCGAACCAACCGCAGCGCAGAGGAGCCGCGCGGGAAAGAGGTTTCACAGAAAAGGTCTGGATTCTTTAAGCTTTGTGCTGaagttgtgtttctgtgctctGAGGTCGTGTAATTAGCTGGAATTAAACATGTTGCCAGGAGGCTATAATCTAAAGTTTTTAACTGTATCCTATTCTTTTTGTGAAACTCCCCATTTATCGACTGGTTGATGTCTCTGCTCCAATCCATTGGTGTCACTTTCCCACTAACTTGAGCAAAAgtaaataatcaaatatttgATCTTGTAGGAACGGAACGAGCTGTGATGTGAACACCGTGGAGCTCAGATTGTAAGGTTGACTCACAGTTAGTAGTTAGTTTTTGGTATCTGCACATAAGTACATATTcacataaaaatagaaatgaaacatttgagtTTCCTTTGTTTCAACtaaattgtattattatttatttctattcTAAAACAATGGtttataaagacattttatttgaacaagtTTTACATGTTTAACTAGTTGAACTTGTGCCACTATGTTCTTGTGACTCAAAGAGAAGaatcaataatttattttgaattttttagtACTTCAACTCCACACCATTCGTCTTTGTGTTTccttagctttaaaaaatgaagttttacaTCATTATTTCCTCAAGGCAGGTAGTTTTTCCTGTAAAACGGGCAAATAAAGACTAAGTTGAAGATGGTGAAAGAAACTGTGGGGATCTGTAGCAACCAGACAACTTCGTTCTGAGGAGTTATTGAaggaaaaatgtgtaaaacagtGATAAAGGATAGTTCAAAATAGAAGACAGCATTTTCCATTTTACCCCAACAAACAATAGTTTCTGCATTTGTTACCACAACATAAAATGGTAAGGTGTGCAGTGCTTTGTGTACACACTTAAATATCTGAAAACCTCCAACAATCTGTTCAGTCAAACCCCGGTGAAACTCCTCTACGGCGATGTGGACGAAACCTTCATGGCAAAAAAACTTACCAGAGTGTTTTCCCCACTAGCACTATTCCATAGTCGCATGCGGTCGTCCGTTCCAGTGGTTAGGAGGTAGAGACCATCCAAAGTAAAGCAGAGCCCGTTCACTCTGCCATTATGGGCTGTGTTAACTGGTGAGAGGATGGTAGGGCATAATGATGTCAAATCCTTATATTTACACTACATAACGACTAACTGCTCTTGATAAattcattgtaaaaaaacaaacaacacattttGTTGGGCTGGCCCAAAAGCGAAGACTGGTCAGACTCTACcacatgtgtgaaaatgtttctcTGCATAATCAGAACGCTGAAAGATAATAGCTAAAGTAAACTAGATTAGCTGCAATCTGGcttcctttttaaattcaaacaaatctcAGATAAGGGGAAAAATTATATACTAGATTTGCAGAATCTTATCTTTCCGCTGGAAACACGAGACTCAGACTATGctaaaccaaaactaaaactacagataaaatgtaaaaaatataattcaaaGCATGGGTTCATTCTGTTTGAGTCATCTGTGTACTAAGACCtatttaaattagaaatacAATATATTCTGAGGTTTCCATACTTTCTATTCTGTTCACGCAGCACTTCTTTAACTTATGAAATAAATTACAGAGTGGCTAAATAAGACTGACAAAAGTCTCTAATTGTAATAACAAAAGTTCCATCTTCAGAGTCACTGAATACCTACTTTAGTATCCATAACTTCTCCAAATAAAGGCTGTAGgcctttaaaacagaaaaatgttaaactaaaaagaaaaggggacATGAACTGTACCTGTCTCTGAAGAGGCTTTTGACTTCTCTCCGTTGTGCTGGTCCAAAGTGAAGAGACTACCCGAAGCTCGTCGCACATCCCACACTTTCACTTTGCTGTCTGCACTTAAAAGGAagacataataataaaattatgagCATGTTTTTATATTCCTCTGGTTAACTAATATATTATATTAGTGTGTTGAAAGTTCAGCAAACCACTGGAATACAAACTGGAAGCTCAAGACTGATGCACTTTATTTACAACCCCGTGTGTAacctcatttttgtttttaaaggtcaatTTTCCACTGGGAGTTGACACGCCGGCTCGTACGTTACTGCGTGCGCCTCCCTTTGCCAACAGTTTTCAAAATCACTTACAGTCCAAAGGCACAGAGGCAAAGCGATCCCGAGAGGTTAATTAGCAGGTCTAATGTGGCGTGAAAAAGGTGGGGGACTGTATCTACCATATGCTAAACTGACACGGCTACTAAACCAACACGT is a genomic window containing:
- the elovl7a gene encoding elongation of very long chain fatty acids protein 7a isoform X1, whose translation is MDKNISGSFCELQGFLKMEIFNIKSSVALIYDEFIQNADSRTENWLLMSSPIPQTVIIIAYIYFVTSLGPKMMENRKAFDLKGILIVYNFGVVALSVYMIHEFVMSGWGTGYSFRCDLVDYSNSPQAIRMAETCWLYYFSKFIEMLDTIFFVLRKKNSQLTFLHVYHHAIMPFTWWFGVRFSAGGLGTFHALLNSIVHVIMYTYYGLTAMGPNYQKYLWWKKYLTTIQLIQFVMVTTHISQYFFIKDCNYQFPIFVYIIGLYGLIFLFLFLNFWYHAYTKGKRLPKVLQAQTWAHHTNGVMNGNADHEKYQ
- the elovl7a gene encoding elongation of very long chain fatty acids protein 7a isoform X2, coding for MEIFNIKSSVALIYDEFIQNADSRTENWLLMSSPIPQTVIIIAYIYFVTSLGPKMMENRKAFDLKGILIVYNFGVVALSVYMIHEFVMSGWGTGYSFRCDLVDYSNSPQAIRMAETCWLYYFSKFIEMLDTIFFVLRKKNSQLTFLHVYHHAIMPFTWWFGVRFSAGGLGTFHALLNSIVHVIMYTYYGLTAMGPNYQKYLWWKKYLTTIQLIQFVMVTTHISQYFFIKDCNYQFPIFVYIIGLYGLIFLFLFLNFWYHAYTKGKRLPKVLQAQTWAHHTNGVMNGNADHEKYQ